Proteins from a genomic interval of Natator depressus isolate rNatDep1 chromosome 20, rNatDep2.hap1, whole genome shotgun sequence:
- the PRKCSH gene encoding glucosidase 2 subunit beta, whose amino-acid sequence MLLPLLLPVLSALASAVEVKRPRGVSLTNHHFYEESKPFTCLDGSSTIAFDWVNDDYCDCQDGSDEPGTSACPNGRFHCTNAGYRPQYIPSSRVNDGVCDCCDATDEYNSGFVCENTCKEMGRKEREALAQMAEVAREGFQLKQVLIEEASKGREDKQRTLAELQEGKKSLEEQVETLKSGKEAAEKPEKEAKEIHQKKWEEQKAAEKAARDQARASEAFQDLDNDGDGLVSVAELQTHAELDVDGDGTLSETEAQTLLGNALQADATSFQDTVWAAIKESYKPEGLPDAAPLPEAPREEAPEPQPDLPLEQPAPEDDYDDEEEEEGDDDESNEEEPKVPPPKQPSDKAAEEDEEEKMPPYDEATQALVDAAQKAREQFEEAEKSLKEMEDSIRSLEKEISFDFGPQGEFAYLYSQCYELTTNEYVYRLCPFNRVSQKPKHGGAETNLGTWGSWAGPDENKFSLMKYEHGTGCWQGPNRSTTVKLTCGKETVVTSTTEPSRCEYLMELVTPAACQEPRDPGAADHDEL is encoded by the exons atgctgctgcccctgctgctgcccgTACTGAGCGCCCTGGCCTCTGCCGTGGAGGTGAAGCGACCCCGAGGTGTCTCTTTGACCA ACCATCACTTCTACGAGGAATCGAAGCCGTTCACCTGCCTGGACGGGTCCTCGACCATCGCCTTCGACTGGGTCAATGATGATTACTGCGACTGTCAGGACGGCTCGGACGAGCCAG GGACCTCGGCTTGCCCTAACGGCCGATTTCACTGCACCAACGCTGGCTACCGGCCGCAGTACATCCCCTCCTCCCGCGTCAATGACGGCGTCTGCG ATTGCTGCGATGCCACGGATGAGTACAACAGCGGCTTTGTGTGCGAGAACACCTGCAA AGAGATGGGCCGGAAGGAGCGGGAGGCATTGGCGCAGATGGCAGAAGTGGCCAGGGAAGGCTTCCAGCTCAAGCAGGTGCTGATTGAAGAAGCGAGCAAGGGCAGGGAAGACAAACAG AGGACACTGGCTGAGTTACAGGAGGGGAAGAAGTCTCTGGAGGAGCAAGTGGAGACGCTGAAAtcggggaaggaggcagcagagaAGCCAGAAAAGGAAGCCAAGGAGATTCACCAAAAGAAGTGGGAGG AACAGAAGGCGGCCGAGAAGGCGGCGCGGGACCAGGCCCGAGCCAGCGAAGCCTTCCAGGACCTGGACAATGACGGGGACGGCCT GGTGTCGGTGGCTGAGCTCCAGACCCACGCGGAGCTGGATGTGGATGGAGACGGGACCCTCTCAGAAACGGAAGCCCAG ACTCTTCTGGGGAACGCCTTGCAGGCCGATGCCACCAGCTTCCAGGACACCGTGTGGGCTGCAATCAAGGAGAGCTACAAGCCCGAG GGCCTGCCCGACgccgctcccctgcccgaggccCCGAGAGAAGAGGCCCCCGAGCCCCAGCCGGACCTGCCCCTGGAGCAGCCAGCTCCCGAGGATGACTACGAtgacgaggaagaggaggagggcgACGATGATGAGAGCAACGAAGAGGAGCCGAAG GTCCCACCACCCAAGCAGCCGTCCGACAAGGCAGCggaggaggacgaggaggagaAGATGCCCCCTTATGATGAAGCAACGCAGGCCCTCGTTGACG CTGCCCAGAAAGCCCGGGAGCAGTTTGAAGAAGCCGAAAAGTCTCTGAAGGAAATGGAGGATTCCATCCG GAGTCTGGAGAAGGAGATCTCGTTTGATTTTGGCCCCCAGGGGGAATTCGCGTATCTCTACAGTCAATGCTACGAGCTCACCACCAATGA gtaCGTTTACCGGCTCTGCCCCTTCAACAGAGTGTCCCAGAAACCCAAACACGGCGGAGCCGAGACCAACTTGGG CACGTGGGGTTCGTGGGCCGGCCCGGACGAGAACAAGTTCAGCCTCATGAAGTATGAACACGGGACAGGCTGCTGGCAGGGCCCCAACCGCTCCACGACA GTGAAGCTGACATGCGGCAAAGAGACCGTGGTCACGTCCACCACGGAGCCAAGCCGCTGCGAGTACCTGATGGAGCTGGTGACACCGGCCGCCTGCCAGGAGCCCCGCGACCCTGGCGCCGCCGACCACGACGAGCTGTGA